A DNA window from Macaca fascicularis isolate 582-1 chromosome 18, T2T-MFA8v1.1 contains the following coding sequences:
- the COLEC12 gene encoding collectin-12: MKDDFAEEEEVQSFGYKRFGIQEGTQCTKCKNNWALKFSIILLYILCALLTITVAILGYKVVEKMDNVTGGMETSRQTYDDKLTAVESDLKKLGDQTGKKAISTNSELSTFRSDILDLRQQLREITEKTSKNKDTLEKLQASGDALVDRQSQLKETLENNSFLITTVNKTLQAYNGYVTNLQQDTSVLQGNLQSQMYSHNVVIMNLNNLNLTQVQQRNLITNLQRSVDDTSQAIQRIKNDFQNLQQVFLQAKKDTDWLKEKVQSLQTLAANNSALAKANNDTLEDMNSQLNSFTGQLENITTISQANEQNLKDLQDLHKDAENRTAIKFNQLEERFQLFETDIVNIISNISYTAHHLRTLTSNLNEVRTTCTDTLTKHTDDLTSLNNTLANIRLDSVSLRMQQDLMRSRLDTEVANLSVIMEEMKLVDSKHGQLIKNFTILQGPPGPRGPKGDRGSQGPPGPTGNKGQKGEKGEPGPPGPAGERGPVGPAGPPGERGGKGSKGSQGPKGSRGSPGKPGPQGPSGDPGPPGPPGKEGLPGPQGPPGFQGLQGTVGEPGVPGPRGLPGLPGVPGMPGPKGPPGPPGPSGAVVPLALQNEPTPAPEDNGCPPHWKNFTDKCYYFSIEKEIFEEAKLFCEDKSSHLVFINTREEQQWIKKQMVGRESHWIGLTDSEHENEWKWLDGTSPDYKNWKAGQPDNWGHGHGPGEDCAGLIFAGQWNDFQCEDVNNFICEKDRETVLSSAL; encoded by the exons GTATTCAGGAAGGAACACAATGTACCAAATGTAAAAATAACTGGGCGCTGAAGTTCTCTAtcatattattatacattttgtgTGCCTTGCTAACAATCACAGTAGCCATTTTGGGATATAAAG TTGTAGAGAAAATGGACAATGTCACAGGCGGCATGGAGACATCTCGCCAAACCTATGATGACAAGCTCACAGCAGTGGAAAGTGACCTGAAGAAATTAG GTGACCAAACTGGGAAGAAAGCTATCAGCACCAACTCAGAACTCTCCACCTTCAGATCAGACATTCTAGATCTCCGTCAGCAACTTCGTGAGATTACAGAAAAAACCAGCAAGAACAAGGATACGCTGGAGAAGTTACAGGCAAGCGGGGATGCACTGGTGGACAGGCAGAGTCAACTGAAAGAAACTTTGGAGAATAATTCTTTCCTCATCACCACTGTGAACAAAACCCTCCAGGCGTATAATGGCTATGTCACGAATCTGCAGCAAGATACCAGCGTGCTCCAGGGCAATCTGCAGAGCCAAATGTATTCTCATAACGTGGTCATCATGAACCTCAACAACCTGAACCTGACCCAGGTACAGCAGAGGAACCTCATCACGAATCTGCAGCGGTCTGTGGATGACACAAGCCAGGCTATCCAGCGAATCAAGAACGACTTTCAAAATCTGCAGCAGGTTTTTCTTCAAGCCAAGAAGGACACGGATTGGCTGAAGGAGAAAGTGCAGAGCTTGCAGACGCTGGCTGCCAACAACTCTGCTTTGGCCAAAGCCAACAATGACACCCTGGAGGATATGAACAGCCAGCTCAACTCATTCACAGGTCAGTTGGAGAACATCACCACTATCTCTCAAGCCAATGAGCAGAACCTGAAAGACCTGCAGGACTTACACAAGGATGCAGAGAACAGAACAGCCATCAAGTTCAACCAACTGGAGGAACGCTTCCAGCTCTTTGAGACAGATATTGTGAACATCATTAGCAATATCAGTTACACAGCCCACCACCTGCGGACGCTGACCAGCAATCTAAATGAAGTCAGGACCACTTGCACAGATACCCTAACCAAACACACGGATGATCTGACCTCCTTGAATAATACCCTGGCCAACATCCGTTTGGATTCTGTTTCTCTCAGGATGCAACAAGATTTGATGAGGTCGAGGTTAGACACTGAAGTAGCCAACTTATCAGTGATTATGGAAGAAATGAAGCTAGTAGACTCCAAGCATGGTCAGCTCATCAAGAATTTTACAATACTGCAAG gtCCACCGGGCCCCAGGGGTCCAAAAGGTGACAGAGGATCCCAGGGACCCCCTGGTCCAACTGGCAACAAGGgacagaaaggagagaagggggagCCTGGACCGCCTGGCCCTGCGGGTGAGAGAGGCCCAGTTGGACCCGCAGGTCCCCCCGGAGAGCGTGGCGGCAAAGGATCTAAGGGCTCCCAGGGCCCCAAAGGTTCCCGCGGTTCCCCCGGGAAGCCCGGCCCTCAGGGCCCCAGTGGGGACCCAGGCCCCCCAGGCCCTCCAGGCAAAGAAGGACTCCCTGGGCCCCAGGGCCCTCCTGGCTTCCAGGGACTGCAGGGCACTGTGGGGGAGCCTGGGGTTCCTGGACCTCGGGGACTGCCAGGCTTGCCTGGGGTACCAGGCATGCCAGGCCCCAAGGGCCCCCCCGGCCCTCCTGGCCCATCAGGAGCAGTGGTGCCCCTGGCCCTGCAGAATGAACCAACCCCGGCACCAGAGGACAATG GCTGCCCGCCTCACTGGAAGAACTTCACAGACAAATGCTACTATTTTTCTATTGAGAAAGAAATTTTTGAGGAAGCAAAGCTTTTCTGTGAAGACAAGTCTTCCCATCTCGTTTTCATAAACACTAGGGAGGAACAG CAATGGATAAAAAAACAGATGGTAGGGAGAGAGAGCCACTGGATCGGCCTCACAGACTCAGAGCATGAAAATGAATGGAAGTGGCTGGATGGGACATCTCCAGACTACAA